From the genome of Desulfuromonadales bacterium:
GTTCTTCACCACTTTCCATCCGCATCCGACCGGCGGCACGGTGAAGATCACCTGCTGCGACGCCTCGGCAATGCTGGAGGATTGCTACGGCGGCTACGAGCAGGTAGTGGGGTTCTCGGCGACGCTGAAGCCCTTCGACTACTACGTGCGGCTCTCCGGCCTGGATGCGGCCAAGGTGCGGACGGCGGAATTCGCCAGTCCCTTCCCGAAGGAGCGGCGCAAGCTGCTGATCATCCCGCAGGTCTCCACCCGGTACAGCAGGCGGGAGGGCAACTACGCGAGGATCGCCGAAGCTGTCCAGCGGATCACGACCCTGCGCCGCGGCAATTATTTTGTCTTCCTGCCGAGCTTCGACTTTCTCGAAAGGGTGGCTGCTCTCTTCCGGCCGCCGGAAGGCTTCACCGTGCTGCGGCAGGAGCGGAGCATGAAAGCGGCTGCCGTCGACGCCATCGTCGAGGCTCTGCGCAGCCAGGACGTGCCGACGATCGTCTTTGCCGTGCAGGGGGGCTCGTTCTCCGAGGGGGTGGACTACGCGGGGGAGACGGTCATCGGCGCCTTCGTGGTCGGCCCGCCGCTGCCCAGCTACGATCTGGAACGGGAGCAGATGCGGGAGTACTACCAGCGGCAGTACGGCGCCGGCTTCGACTATGCCTACGTGATCCCGGCCATGGCCAAGGCGGTCCAGGCGGCCGGCCGGGTGATCCGCTCCGAGACGGACCGCGGACTGATCGTCCTGATGGACAGCCGGTTCGTCGAGCCGGAGTACGCCCGGTCGATGCCGGGCGACTGGTTCGAGGCGGAGGCGACGGAGCTGGTTTCCGACGGCATCCTGAGGGACGTCAACGCTTTCTGGAATTTATAATTGCGGGCAAGCAAGCTGTTTCAGGGGAAAGCCCCCTGACCACTGACCCCTGAAAACGAGGAGCTCCTCATGAACACTCCCCGCACCATCTATCGCAAGGACTATACCCCTCCCCCCTACCTGGTCGACGCCATCGAGCTGCACTTCGACCTCGACCCGGAGCGCACCGTCGTCCGCTCGCGCCTGCAGCTGCGCCGCAATCCGGCGGCGGCCGCCGCAGCGGCGCCGCTGGTCCTCGACGGCCAGGAGCTGGAGCTGCTCGGCATCGAGCTCGACGGCAAGCCGCTGGCCATCGACCGGTTCCGGGTCGACGCCGAGAGCCTGACCATCGACAGGATCCCCGAACGCTGCGAGCTGGCGGTGACGACCGCCATCCGTCCGGCGGCCAACACCGCCCTGGAGGGGCTCTACGTCTCGAGCGGCAACTTCTGCACCCAGTGCGAGGCGGAGGGGTTCCGGCGCATCACCTACTACCCCGACCGTCCCGACGTCATGGCGCGCTTCACCACCACGGTGGCCGGCGACCGCGAACGCTACCCGGTGCTGCTCTCCAACGGCAACCCGGTGGCGCAAGGGGCGCTGGCGGACGGCCGCCACTTCATCACCTGGGAGGACCCTTTCCCCAAGCCCTCCTACCTCTTCGCCCTGGTTGCCGGAGTGCTGGTCTGCATCGAGGATATCTTCGTCACCGCCTCCGGACGGGAGGTGGCGCTGCGCTTCTACGTCGAGGAGCGCAACCGCGACAAGTGCACCCACGCCGTGGAGAGCCTGAAGAAGGCGATGGCTTGGGACAAGCGAACCTTCGGCCTGGAGTACGACCTCGACATCTACATGGTGGTGACGGTCGACGACTTCAACATGGGGGCGATGGAGAACAAGGGGCTCAACGTCTTCAACTCCAAGTACGTCCTCGCCCTGCCGGAGACGGCCACCGACGTCGACTACCAGGGGATCGAGGGGGTGATCGGCCACGAGTACTTCCACAACTGGACGGGGAACCGGGTGACCTGCCGCGACT
Proteins encoded in this window:
- a CDS encoding helicase C-terminal domain-containing protein, whose product is FFTTFHPHPTGGTVKITCCDASAMLEDCYGGYEQVVGFSATLKPFDYYVRLSGLDAAKVRTAEFASPFPKERRKLLIIPQVSTRYSRREGNYARIAEAVQRITTLRRGNYFVFLPSFDFLERVAALFRPPEGFTVLRQERSMKAAAVDAIVEALRSQDVPTIVFAVQGGSFSEGVDYAGETVIGAFVVGPPLPSYDLEREQMREYYQRQYGAGFDYAYVIPAMAKAVQAAGRVIRSETDRGLIVLMDSRFVEPEYARSMPGDWFEAEATELVSDGILRDVNAFWNL